From one Planococcus citri chromosome 3, ihPlaCitr1.1, whole genome shotgun sequence genomic stretch:
- the Fdx2 gene encoding adrenodoxin-like protein 2, mitochondrial produces the protein MHTMRLLASYRQHAYLSNLVSQLTQSCLRDSRPHTGLLTRLNHLKYLSTAPNDVKKEEKSPQTYEVTFVKRNGDRIKASGKEGDSLLDVVVNNNLDFDGFGACEGTLTCSTCHVILKKQDYDKLPEKPSEEELDMLDLAFELTDTSRLGCQIMLSKDLDGLEVQLPSTINDARG, from the exons ATGCACACCATGAGACTTTTGGCATCTTACAGACAACATGCTTATTTATCTAATTTAGTGAGTCAATTAACTCAATCTTGTTTGCGTGATTCAAGACCACACACTGGATTATTAACGAGATTGAACCATCTGAAATATCTCTCTACTGCTCCTAATGATgtgaaaaaagaggaaaa ATCTCCTCAAACTTACGAGGTAACATTCGTTAAACGAAATGGGGACAGAATTAAAGCTTCTGGGAAAGAGGGCGATTCTTTATTGGATGTTGTAGTTAACAATAATCTGGATTTTGATGGTTTCG GCGCCTGCGAAGGAACATTGACCTGTTCAACTTGTCACGTCATTCTGAAAAAACAAGATTAtgataaattaccagaaaaGCCGAGTGAAGAAGAACTTGATATGCTGGATTTAGCTTTTGAATTAACTGATAC ATCCAGATTAGGTTGTCAAATAATGCTCAGCAAAGACCTAGATGGCCTAGAAGTACAGTTACCATCAACAATTAATGATGCCAGAGGCTAA
- the LOC135838324 gene encoding palmitoyltransferase ZDHHC15 isoform X1: MEDFNFLHKKKRFTCCFKLAKSLPVLLVCSLIGYSYYCYIIQLCLGTLENFGSSLPQQIFYILIYHVLLILLLWSYWQTVFTCTGAVPKRFKLSDEIIEQFKSATSEEGKLQAIEKYGNDLPIVTRTYIGGRATYRFCFVCNHLKPDRCHHCRICGVCVLKMDHHCPWVNNCISYTNYKYFVLFLFYAFMFCSYIVITTLPYFLLIWKIIYFQHSASPSGGIHILFLFIIAAMFFLSIMSIFTYHLYLIGCNRTTLEAFRAPVFENGRVDKNGFNLGLVNNFKQIFGNRYALWPFPIFTSLGNGITFERARQHADRKTLLDENENNSEDDAEIRDVFFV, from the exons ATggaagatttcaattttctgcatAAGAAGAAAAGATTTACGTGTTGTTTCAAACTTGCCAAAAGTTTACCAGTGCTTTTGGTTTGTTCTCTAATTGGATACTCGTATTATTGTTACATCATTCAGTTATGTCTAG GAACTTTAGAAAACTTTGGATCTTCTTTACCTCAACAAATATTCTACATATTGATTTATCATGTCCTGCTGATATTACTACTTTGGTCCTATTGGCAAACCGTTTTCACTTGTACCGGTGCTGTGCCTAAGAGA TTCAAGTTAAGTGATGAAATAATTGAACAGTTCAAATCTGCAACTAGTGAAGAAGGAAAATTACAAGCAATTGAAAAGTATGGAAACGATCTACCAATCGTCACTAGAACATATATCGGTG GTAGAGCCACATATCGTTTTTGTTTCGTTTGTAATCATTTGAAACCGGATCGTTGTCATCACTGTCGGATTTGCGGCGTGTGTGTACTTAAGATGGACCATCATTGCCCATGGGTGAACAACTGTATTTCCTACACGAATTATAAATATTTCGTATTGTTTCTGTTTTACGCATTTATGTTCTGTTCCTATATTGTGATAACAACGTTACcgtattttttattgatttggaAA ATTATTTATTTTCAGCATTCCGCGTCGCCTTCAGGAGGTATccatatattatttttattcatcatcgCAGCAATGTTTTTCCTCAGCATTATGTCTATTTTCACTTACCATTTGTATCTCATTGGGTGTAACAGAACTACTTTAG AGGCTTTCAGAGCGCCAGTATTTGAGAACGGTAGAGTCGACAAAAACGGATTCAATTTAGGCCTAGTGAATAATTTCAAGCAAATATTTGGAAACAGATATGCGTTGTGGCCTTTTCCAATATTTACCAG tTTGGGAAATGGCATAACATTTGAACGAGCCCGTCAACATGCTGACAGGAAAACAttactcgatgaaaatgaaaataattctgaagaTGATGCCGAAATACGAGATGTATTCTTCGTGTAA
- the LOC135838324 gene encoding palmitoyltransferase ZDHHC15 isoform X3: MEDFNFLHKKKRFTCCFKLAKSLPVLLVCSLIGYSYYCYIIQLCLGTLENFGSSLPQQIFYILIYHVLLILLLWSYWQTVFTCTGAVPKRFKLSDEIIEQFKSATSEEGKLQAIEKYGNDLPIVTRTYIGGRATYRFCFVCNHLKPDRCHHCRICGVCVLKMDHHCPWVNNCISYTNYKYFVLFLFYAFMFCSYIVITTLPYFLLIWKHSASPSGGIHILFLFIIAAMFFLSIMSIFTYHLYLIGCNRTTLEAFRAPVFENGRVDKNGFNLGLVNNFKQIFGNRYALWPFPIFTSLGNGITFERARQHADRKTLLDENENNSEDDAEIRDVFFV, from the exons ATggaagatttcaattttctgcatAAGAAGAAAAGATTTACGTGTTGTTTCAAACTTGCCAAAAGTTTACCAGTGCTTTTGGTTTGTTCTCTAATTGGATACTCGTATTATTGTTACATCATTCAGTTATGTCTAG GAACTTTAGAAAACTTTGGATCTTCTTTACCTCAACAAATATTCTACATATTGATTTATCATGTCCTGCTGATATTACTACTTTGGTCCTATTGGCAAACCGTTTTCACTTGTACCGGTGCTGTGCCTAAGAGA TTCAAGTTAAGTGATGAAATAATTGAACAGTTCAAATCTGCAACTAGTGAAGAAGGAAAATTACAAGCAATTGAAAAGTATGGAAACGATCTACCAATCGTCACTAGAACATATATCGGTG GTAGAGCCACATATCGTTTTTGTTTCGTTTGTAATCATTTGAAACCGGATCGTTGTCATCACTGTCGGATTTGCGGCGTGTGTGTACTTAAGATGGACCATCATTGCCCATGGGTGAACAACTGTATTTCCTACACGAATTATAAATATTTCGTATTGTTTCTGTTTTACGCATTTATGTTCTGTTCCTATATTGTGATAACAACGTTACcgtattttttattgatttggaAA CATTCCGCGTCGCCTTCAGGAGGTATccatatattatttttattcatcatcgCAGCAATGTTTTTCCTCAGCATTATGTCTATTTTCACTTACCATTTGTATCTCATTGGGTGTAACAGAACTACTTTAG AGGCTTTCAGAGCGCCAGTATTTGAGAACGGTAGAGTCGACAAAAACGGATTCAATTTAGGCCTAGTGAATAATTTCAAGCAAATATTTGGAAACAGATATGCGTTGTGGCCTTTTCCAATATTTACCAG tTTGGGAAATGGCATAACATTTGAACGAGCCCGTCAACATGCTGACAGGAAAACAttactcgatgaaaatgaaaataattctgaagaTGATGCCGAAATACGAGATGTATTCTTCGTGTAA
- the LOC135838324 gene encoding palmitoyltransferase ZDHHC20-B isoform X2 — MEDFNFLHKKKRFTCCFKLAKSLPVLLVCSLIGYSYYCYIIQLCLGTLENFGSSLPQQIFYILIYHVLLILLLWSYWQTVFTCTGAVPKRFKLSDEIIEQFKSATSEEGKLQAIEKYGNDLPIVTRTYIGGRATYRFCFVCNHLKPDRCHHCRICGVCVLKMDHHCPWVNNCISYTNYKYFVLFLFYAFMFCSYIVITTLPYFLLIWKIIYFQHSASPSGGIHILFLFIIAAMFFLSIMSIFTYHLYLIGCNRTTLEAFRAPVFENGRVDKNGFNLGLVNNFKQIFGNRYALWPFPIFTSCGDGVCFPQRFESVAIRATVTGADSSSAHDVMYP, encoded by the exons ATggaagatttcaattttctgcatAAGAAGAAAAGATTTACGTGTTGTTTCAAACTTGCCAAAAGTTTACCAGTGCTTTTGGTTTGTTCTCTAATTGGATACTCGTATTATTGTTACATCATTCAGTTATGTCTAG GAACTTTAGAAAACTTTGGATCTTCTTTACCTCAACAAATATTCTACATATTGATTTATCATGTCCTGCTGATATTACTACTTTGGTCCTATTGGCAAACCGTTTTCACTTGTACCGGTGCTGTGCCTAAGAGA TTCAAGTTAAGTGATGAAATAATTGAACAGTTCAAATCTGCAACTAGTGAAGAAGGAAAATTACAAGCAATTGAAAAGTATGGAAACGATCTACCAATCGTCACTAGAACATATATCGGTG GTAGAGCCACATATCGTTTTTGTTTCGTTTGTAATCATTTGAAACCGGATCGTTGTCATCACTGTCGGATTTGCGGCGTGTGTGTACTTAAGATGGACCATCATTGCCCATGGGTGAACAACTGTATTTCCTACACGAATTATAAATATTTCGTATTGTTTCTGTTTTACGCATTTATGTTCTGTTCCTATATTGTGATAACAACGTTACcgtattttttattgatttggaAA ATTATTTATTTTCAGCATTCCGCGTCGCCTTCAGGAGGTATccatatattatttttattcatcatcgCAGCAATGTTTTTCCTCAGCATTATGTCTATTTTCACTTACCATTTGTATCTCATTGGGTGTAACAGAACTACTTTAG AGGCTTTCAGAGCGCCAGTATTTGAGAACGGTAGAGTCGACAAAAACGGATTCAATTTAGGCCTAGTGAATAATTTCAAGCAAATATTTGGAAACAGATATGCGTTGTGGCCTTTTCCAATATTTACCAG ctgcGGCGATGGAGTGTGCTTCCCACAACGATTTGAATCTGTTGCTATTCGTGCTACAGTGACTGGTGCCGATTCATCGTCAGCTCATGATGTGATGTATCCATAA